CCAAGCCGCTGGTCGCGAAGGAGCTGTCGGCCCGCATCCGGGCGCTGCTGCGGCGCACCGACAACGCGCCGGGCGGGGCGCCGCGGCGGCTGACGTCCGGCGACCTCTCGATCGGCGTCGACGAAGGGGTCGTGACGCGCGACGGCTCGGCCCTGCCGCTCACCCAGACGGAGTTCAAGCTACTGGCCGAGCTGGCCCTGGCCGGCGGCAAGGTGCGCAGCCGGGAACAGCTGCTGGAGCGGGTCTGGGGGTACGGCTACTTCGGCGACAGCCGCATCGTCGACGTCCACGTCCGGCGGCTGCGCACGAAGGTCGAGCGCGACCCCGCGAGTCCGGCCCACGTGGTGACGGTGCGCGGCCAGGGCTACCGTCTGGTGCCGTGATGGCCTGGCGGCCGAGGCTGCGGCCGGGACTGCGCCACCGGGTCGTCCTGTGGTTCGGGCTGCTCGGCTTCGGGCTGTCGCTGCTGCTGGCGGTCACGGTGTGGGTGCTGCTGAGCCGGTTCCTCGTCACCGAGCAGGAGTCGACGGCGCTGACGGAGACGTCGGCGAACGCGACGGCGATCCAGCGCGGACTGTCGGCCAGCCAGAGCGACATCGACGGCCTGCTCGCCGGCCTGCCCGCGGCGGACGGCCGGACGGCGGCGATGCTGCGGTGGGACGGGACGTGGCACGTGACGCCCGCGGGGACGTCGCCGGACGAGCTGCCCGCGGCGCTGCTGGCGACGGCCGAGGGCGGCCGGCCGGCGCAGGAGCGGGTCTCCGTCGACGGGACGACGCAGCTGGCGGTCGCGCTGCCGCTGAGCAACCCCGGCGACGTGTACGTCGAGCTCTACTCGCTGTCGTCACTGAACCGGGTGCTGCTGATCCTCGCCATCAGCCTCGTGGCCGGTGTCGTGCTGGCGACGGGGTTGGGGCTGGCGGTGGGGCGGGCGGCGGGCCGGCGGGCGCTGCGTCCGCTCGACGCCGTCAGCCGGACGGCGGCCCGGCTGGCCGCCGGTGACCTGCGCGTGCGTCTCGACGCCGGCGACGACCCCGACCTCGTCGAGCCGGCCGCGTCGTTCAACCGCACGGCCGAGGCGCTTCAGCAGCGGGTCGAGGCCGACACCCGGTTCGCCGCCGACGTCAGCCACGAACTGCGCACACCGCTCACGACGATGCTGAACTCGATGCAGCTGCTGCAGGCGCGGCAGGCGGATCTGCCGCCGGCGCTGCGCGAGCCGCTCGAGCTGCTGGCCGCCGAACTGGACCGGTTCCGCCAGCTGGTCGTCGACCTCCTCGAGATCTCCCGCGACTCCGCCGCCGACGACCCCGGCGCCCGCGAGACCGTCGTCCTCGGCGACCTCGTCCGCCACTCCGCCGACTCCGCCGCCGGCCGCCCCGTCACCTCCGTCGACCCCGACGTCGCCGACGCGCTCGTGCTGGCCGACAAGCGGCGGCTGTCGCGGGTGGTGGCGAACCTCGTCGACAACGCCGAACTGCACGGCGGCGGCTGCCTGGCCGTCCGGGTCCTCGCGCACGACGGCCGGGTCCGCTTCGAGGTGGACGACGCCGGGCCGGGCGTGCCGGAGGACCGGCGCACGCGCGTCTTCGACCGCTTCGCCCGCGACGGTGTCAGCGGCGGACGGGGTGGGCGCGGGGTGGGTCTCGGGCTGGCGATCGTGGCCCAGCACGTGCGCTGGCACGGCGG
This Jiangella alba DNA region includes the following protein-coding sequences:
- a CDS encoding response regulator transcription factor — translated: MTRSVLLVEDDQRVRRALRLALEDEGYQVREAGSGRDGLAELTRDPPDVVLLDLMLPDTDGFAVCHQIRHTSAVPVIMVTARTDSHDIVAGLEAGADDYVTKPLVAKELSARIRALLRRTDNAPGGAPRRLTSGDLSIGVDEGVVTRDGSALPLTQTEFKLLAELALAGGKVRSREQLLERVWGYGYFGDSRIVDVHVRRLRTKVERDPASPAHVVTVRGQGYRLVP
- a CDS encoding HAMP domain-containing sensor histidine kinase, with the protein product MAWRPRLRPGLRHRVVLWFGLLGFGLSLLLAVTVWVLLSRFLVTEQESTALTETSANATAIQRGLSASQSDIDGLLAGLPAADGRTAAMLRWDGTWHVTPAGTSPDELPAALLATAEGGRPAQERVSVDGTTQLAVALPLSNPGDVYVELYSLSSLNRVLLILAISLVAGVVLATGLGLAVGRAAGRRALRPLDAVSRTAARLAAGDLRVRLDAGDDPDLVEPAASFNRTAEALQQRVEADTRFAADVSHELRTPLTTMLNSMQLLQARQADLPPALREPLELLAAELDRFRQLVVDLLEISRDSAADDPGARETVVLGDLVRHSADSAAGRPVTSVDPDVADALVLADKRRLSRVVANLVDNAELHGGGCLAVRVLAHDGRVRFEVDDAGPGVPEDRRTRVFDRFARDGVSGGRGGRGVGLGLAIVAQHVRWHGGAVTVLDRPGGGARFVVDLPVVRSSSAGWRT